In the Sediminibacter sp. Hel_I_10 genome, one interval contains:
- a CDS encoding methylated-DNA--[protein]-cysteine S-methyltransferase: METCIIKTPLGYSKISGNDDGITEVTLLNLDLSEDKKLEKETDVIPAVLEDTVIQLQEYFEGVRNTFDLKLNPQGTDFQKSVWLELAQIPFGKTCSYLELSKRLGDPKAIRAVANANAKNPIWIITPCHRVIGSDGSLTGYAGGLHRKKWLLEHENPYKQQSLF; encoded by the coding sequence ATGGAAACCTGTATCATCAAAACACCATTAGGCTATTCCAAAATTAGTGGTAACGATGATGGCATTACTGAAGTCACCTTATTAAATTTAGACCTTTCAGAAGATAAAAAATTAGAAAAAGAAACAGATGTTATTCCAGCCGTATTAGAAGATACCGTAATACAACTTCAGGAATATTTTGAAGGTGTTCGTAACACTTTTGATTTAAAATTAAACCCTCAAGGCACCGATTTTCAAAAATCTGTATGGCTTGAACTCGCACAAATTCCATTTGGAAAAACCTGTTCCTACCTTGAACTTTCCAAACGACTAGGAGATCCAAAGGCCATTAGAGCTGTAGCTAATGCCAACGCTAAAAATCCGATATGGATTATTACGCCCTGTCATCGGGTGATAGGCAGTGACGGAAGTTTAACCGGCTATGCTGGTGGTCTCCATCGAAAAAAATGGTTATTGGAGCATGAAAACCCTTACAAACAGCAGTCTCTATTTTGA
- a CDS encoding CNNM domain-containing protein, which produces MGLLILYACVSIFFSFLCSILEAVLLSVTPTFIKVKKQEGKHYALELEVLKKDVDRPLIAILTLNTIAHTVGAILVGVQAKVAYAEIYGTEQTTVLGFDFTVDIMVGVVSTIMTILILVASEIIPKTIGATYWKQLANFTTKALRILIFPLRITGLLWLLQLTTKLIGGSAHGSILSREGFLVMADMAEEEGVFQENESKIIRNLLNFKEVFAKDVMTPRTVMKAEDENTTVQDFFNKNMNLRFSRIPIYAGDADEIKGLVLKDEVFKEMALDNGDKKLSEIKRHIIVVDREMPIPSLFDQLVETRNHMALVVDEYGSVSGLVTMEDVIETLLGMEIMDESDNVSDLQHMARKSWESRARKLGIIDAIPSEKGKVEKSPDDKDPKNQK; this is translated from the coding sequence ATGGGCTTACTTATACTATACGCTTGCGTTTCAATCTTTTTCTCGTTTCTATGCTCTATTTTAGAAGCGGTATTATTAAGCGTAACACCTACCTTCATCAAGGTAAAGAAACAAGAAGGCAAACACTACGCGCTAGAATTGGAAGTGCTTAAAAAGGACGTTGATCGGCCGTTAATAGCTATCCTAACCCTCAACACTATTGCGCATACCGTTGGTGCCATTTTGGTTGGTGTACAAGCTAAAGTGGCCTATGCTGAAATCTATGGAACTGAGCAAACCACTGTTCTCGGTTTTGACTTTACAGTAGATATCATGGTTGGTGTGGTCTCAACAATAATGACTATTTTAATTCTAGTTGCTTCGGAAATCATCCCAAAAACCATTGGTGCCACCTACTGGAAACAACTCGCTAACTTTACCACCAAAGCGTTAAGAATTTTAATTTTTCCTTTAAGAATTACCGGCCTCCTTTGGCTTTTGCAGCTCACCACAAAACTAATTGGCGGTAGTGCTCACGGTAGTATTTTAAGTAGAGAAGGGTTTTTGGTCATGGCAGACATGGCCGAAGAGGAAGGTGTGTTTCAAGAAAATGAAAGCAAAATCATAAGAAACCTCCTTAACTTTAAGGAAGTATTTGCAAAAGACGTTATGACACCAAGAACGGTGATGAAGGCCGAAGATGAGAACACTACCGTACAAGATTTTTTTAATAAGAATATGAATCTTCGATTTTCAAGAATTCCTATTTATGCTGGCGATGCCGATGAAATTAAAGGACTTGTTTTAAAAGACGAAGTCTTTAAGGAAATGGCTTTGGATAACGGCGACAAAAAGCTCTCAGAAATTAAGAGACATATCATTGTTGTTGATCGCGAAATGCCCATCCCTTCGCTGTTTGATCAACTTGTAGAAACCAGAAATCATATGGCCTTAGTGGTTGACGAGTATGGATCTGTTAGTGGCTTGGTCACCATGGAAGATGTTATAGAAACGCTTCTGGGAATGGAAATTATGGATGAAAGCGATAACGTTTCAGATCTTCAACACATGGCAAGAAAAAGCTGGGAGTCTAGAGCTAGAAAGCTGGGGATCATTGATGCAATTCCTTCGGAAAAAGGAAAAGTTGAAAAATCGCCTGATGATAAAGATCCTAAGAATCAAAAGTAA
- a CDS encoding Lrp/AsnC family transcriptional regulator, whose amino-acid sequence MDDIDFKIIELLRKNARESFAAIGKSVDLSAPAIGKRVKNLEDKGIIKGYSLKLNHDKLGINTRAYINLKIHQSSTVKTAYNQIVHLKEVQRCDRITGYDSLCILAFFKNNKELITFIERVSQYGVPNTSIILES is encoded by the coding sequence ATGGATGACATTGATTTTAAAATTATAGAACTGCTGCGTAAAAACGCACGAGAGTCGTTTGCTGCTATAGGAAAATCGGTTGATTTATCGGCCCCAGCCATAGGAAAACGCGTAAAAAACCTAGAGGACAAAGGCATCATTAAAGGCTATTCTTTAAAACTGAATCACGATAAGCTCGGCATTAATACGAGAGCCTATATCAATTTGAAGATTCACCAATCAAGCACCGTCAAAACAGCCTATAATCAAATTGTACATTTAAAGGAAGTGCAGCGCTGCGATCGTATTACGGGTTATGACAGCTTGTGTATTCTTGCTTTTTTTAAAAATAATAAAGAATTGATCACCTTTATAGAGCGCGTGTCACAATACGGCGTTCCAAATACCAGTATTATTCTAGAGAGCTAA
- the hemB gene encoding porphobilinogen synthase translates to MFPLRRNRRLRTNDALRHLVRETLISPNDFLVPLFVVEGKNVKEEIASMPNYFRLSLDLLEAEVKTLWKLGLKSVLLFVKVPDELKDNQGKEALNPNGLMQRAIKTVKNACPDMLVMTDVALDPYSMYGHDGVIENGKIINDTTATVLAEMSLSHAQSGADFVAPSDMMDGRVLTIREILESNGFTDTGIMSYSAKYASSFYGPFRDALDSAPADVQNIPKNKNTYQMDYANRLEAIKETQMDIDEGADIVMVKPGLCYLDIVRDIKEVVDVPVAVYQVSGEYAMLKAAAERGWLNHDAVMLEQVTAIKRAGANIIASYFAKDVAMLLNS, encoded by the coding sequence ATGTTTCCATTGAGAAGAAACCGTAGGTTAAGAACTAACGATGCCTTAAGACATTTAGTAAGAGAGACCCTAATTTCTCCAAATGATTTTTTGGTGCCTCTGTTTGTTGTTGAGGGCAAAAACGTCAAAGAGGAAATTGCCTCCATGCCCAACTACTTTCGCTTAAGTTTAGATTTACTAGAAGCCGAAGTCAAAACACTTTGGAAGCTAGGTTTAAAATCTGTACTTCTATTTGTTAAAGTGCCAGATGAGCTCAAGGATAACCAAGGAAAAGAGGCTTTAAACCCTAACGGACTTATGCAACGAGCCATAAAGACCGTTAAGAATGCTTGCCCTGACATGCTGGTGATGACAGATGTTGCACTAGACCCCTACTCCATGTATGGTCATGACGGCGTTATTGAAAACGGAAAAATCATAAATGATACTACCGCAACTGTTTTAGCTGAAATGAGCTTATCTCATGCACAGTCTGGAGCCGATTTTGTTGCACCAAGCGATATGATGGATGGGCGTGTTTTAACCATTAGAGAAATTTTGGAAAGTAACGGATTTACAGATACTGGTATTATGAGCTACTCTGCCAAATACGCTTCTTCATTTTATGGACCGTTTAGGGATGCCCTAGATTCTGCTCCAGCCGACGTTCAAAATATTCCTAAAAATAAAAACACTTATCAAATGGATTATGCCAACCGACTTGAGGCCATAAAGGAAACTCAAATGGACATTGATGAGGGCGCAGATATCGTCATGGTAAAACCAGGTTTATGCTATTTGGATATTGTTCGTGATATTAAAGAGGTGGTTGATGTTCCTGTAGCTGTTTACCAAGTATCCGGAGAGTATGCCATGTTAAAAGCTGCCGCAGAACGTGGATGGCTTAACCATGACGCCGTCATGCTAGAACAGGTTACAGCAATCAAACGTGCCGGTGCAAATATTATAGCATCCTACTTTGCTAAAGACGTGGCAATGTTACTCAATTCCTAA
- a CDS encoding DUF4421 family protein, which translates to MGLRSSIVLILLSVNTVWSQENQPNTNTYIRQFENKITTRLFLINTSNDFYFEDDQGLETVFIPNSRDYLGASIGYRSLEIAYSFSPNFLAENKDNADSKFFNLNFRMFFGRWMQNLDYYKQKGFTVSIGDQSNYLKGLETLKIGGRTSFIFNRNFSFRAIGAQNEWQTRSAGSFIPRLAYYYTKYRLQELNESDKAYTINVALSPGYYYNWAITETVLISGGLTAGAGINITKGLGEVDITSLLIESTARLVFSYNSNTFFGGLTANASIFEHDIDSSTMLSDELLFAELYIGYRFKAPKSLERLADAINNKLGL; encoded by the coding sequence ATGGGTCTGAGAAGCTCCATAGTTTTAATATTGCTTTCTGTTAACACCGTTTGGTCTCAAGAAAATCAGCCAAACACAAATACTTACATTCGTCAATTTGAAAATAAAATAACTACACGTCTCTTTTTAATAAATACTTCAAACGATTTCTATTTTGAGGATGATCAAGGTTTAGAAACTGTTTTTATCCCAAATAGTCGGGATTATCTTGGTGCTTCGATTGGTTATCGAAGTCTAGAAATTGCCTACAGTTTTTCTCCGAATTTTTTAGCGGAGAATAAAGATAATGCCGATTCCAAATTCTTCAATTTAAACTTTAGAATGTTTTTTGGGCGTTGGATGCAAAATCTTGATTACTATAAACAAAAGGGATTTACCGTGTCAATCGGTGATCAATCGAATTATTTAAAAGGCTTAGAAACCTTAAAGATTGGAGGCAGAACCTCTTTTATTTTTAACAGAAATTTTTCTTTTAGGGCTATTGGTGCACAAAATGAATGGCAGACCCGAAGCGCAGGAAGTTTTATCCCAAGATTGGCCTATTATTATACAAAATACAGGTTACAAGAATTGAATGAATCTGACAAAGCTTACACCATTAACGTCGCGCTGTCCCCTGGTTATTATTACAATTGGGCAATTACTGAGACTGTTTTAATCTCAGGAGGTCTTACTGCTGGAGCGGGTATAAATATAACTAAAGGGCTTGGTGAAGTAGATATCACATCGTTGCTTATCGAAAGTACCGCTAGGTTGGTCTTTAGCTACAACTCCAATACCTTTTTTGGGGGATTGACTGCCAATGCATCCATATTCGAACATGATATTGATTCTTCTACCATGTTGAGTGATGAGCTATTATTTGCAGAATTGTATATCGGTTACCGCTTTAAGGCTCCTAAATCTTTAGAAAGATTGGCCGATGCTATCAATAACAAGCTCGGGCTATAA
- the hemF gene encoding oxygen-dependent coproporphyrinogen oxidase produces MSRPSYKHSEENQTTSNFKADVLVKDQFFDYIQKLQQTITSKLEQVDGKANFKEDVWERPEGGGGKSRVIENGTVFEKGGVNISAVHGALPESMQAYFGVTDAQFFACGLSLVLHPTNPMVPTVHANWRYFEMYDQDGKIVDQWFGGGQDLTPYYLFEADAKHFHQVCKTACDLHDGDFYKHYKEKCDHYFYNAHRNEGRGIGGLFFDYCKTTPKMGMQDWYNFVTEVGDSFLDAYVPIVEKRKDLSYTKAQRDWQEIRRGRYVEFNLVHDKGTLFGLKTNGRIESILMSLPPHVQWVYDHRPEPGSEEEKLLQVLKHPVAWV; encoded by the coding sequence ATGTCGAGACCATCCTATAAGCATTCAGAAGAAAATCAAACAACATCTAATTTTAAAGCAGATGTTTTAGTCAAAGATCAGTTCTTCGATTACATCCAAAAGCTGCAACAAACCATTACTTCAAAACTAGAGCAGGTTGACGGCAAGGCAAATTTCAAAGAAGATGTTTGGGAAAGACCAGAAGGTGGTGGAGGCAAATCTCGTGTTATAGAAAATGGTACCGTTTTTGAAAAGGGAGGCGTCAATATTTCTGCTGTTCACGGCGCTTTACCAGAAAGTATGCAAGCCTATTTTGGTGTTACCGATGCGCAGTTTTTTGCCTGCGGATTGAGCTTGGTGCTTCATCCAACAAACCCAATGGTGCCCACTGTACATGCCAATTGGCGCTATTTTGAAATGTATGATCAAGATGGGAAGATTGTAGACCAATGGTTTGGTGGCGGACAGGATTTAACACCTTATTACCTCTTTGAAGCAGATGCCAAACATTTTCATCAAGTATGTAAAACAGCCTGTGATCTCCATGATGGTGATTTTTACAAACACTACAAGGAAAAATGTGATCACTATTTCTACAATGCCCATCGTAATGAAGGACGAGGCATAGGAGGGTTGTTTTTTGATTACTGCAAGACCACCCCAAAAATGGGAATGCAAGATTGGTATAACTTCGTTACCGAAGTTGGAGACAGTTTCCTAGATGCCTACGTACCAATTGTAGAAAAACGCAAAGATTTATCTTATACTAAAGCACAAAGAGATTGGCAAGAAATACGCCGTGGCCGCTATGTAGAGTTCAACCTTGTACATGACAAAGGCACCCTTTTTGGCCTAAAGACAAATGGCCGCATCGAAAGTATTTTAATGAGCCTTCCTCCTCACGTGCAATGGGTTTATGATCACCGCCCAGAACCTGGCAGTGAAGAGGAAAAATTATTACAAGTACTAAAACATCCTGTAGCATGGGTCTGA
- a CDS encoding two-component regulator propeller domain-containing protein yields the protein MKSIITYLSCMLFLGPVFLGHTQNQQLRAFTIEDGLPQSQVYDMVQDENGYLWVATQGGGVARFDGSNFKIYNTSNGLQNNYVNALFASKDTLFIGTNRGLSIKVKQQFFSSEMPQINTIKKIRQITFILTAKGIYHISEGVKPVKLSLNHRLDTSQIKDLIYDGTYYWIASSQGLFKTKHLNAKAAEVEELVEDDFVALLNYKDKIIAATASEGVFIFEPNHFEESILVLESLKINALSLNDKDVWIATADDGIHRLNMVSYTTELVVNAVQGLSVSNVQKVLLDRQSNIWIATSGGGFYKYFQNNFKHYDTSSGLSGSRVYAIHSNDNTKWVSQSGTGLSKLDGKGAQKVELPEFFSAAKIKTITSGPQGRVWFGSEGHGIWLREIVIKDTVLIDKSKIDELSKIKIPITSRFDYEINKKTGFPEDWIKSLQTDQDTVWATTYSSGIIKFGYQPSTSGLQIYNTFSKENGIKDLAITHSLFHDNQLWYATQNGHLGCIKDDAVSDLGLVLNDEVAINTLLINKNTIYLGTAGKGIWWAKLENQLHFKKLKGSKPLTSENCFQLIFDNEGYLWSGTERGVDKIELSPDQEILDVFHFGKNDGFLGIETTLNAVDKDENGHLWFGTIYGLTEFIPSVNTGNSLKPELFFEDVKVAYESVDSIDLKAWTNSKKVLRLSPNQNQVSFSFKSVDLDHPDIIEYRTALNNTEWSPWSSSSSSDFSGLAYGAHTFSVQSRNFRWQESDVKQFSFFIERPFYKKIWVQWLAAALVLLVVFLIIATYIKRLKQRNKSAQQRLEIENHLLELEQKALRLQMNPHFMFNVLNGIKAMAVTKPEVMNTTINSFAALLRATLANSRKDRISLEEEMATLKHYIELEQQMSQKPFEFQLSLESDYGADEIYIPPMLIQPFVENAIRHGILKGSRKGQLDICFATSETFLEVTITDNGLGIYESQKAKTASDHQSMALQVTEERLASISGKDALQIAELKADGKVKGTCVFFKTPLETDY from the coding sequence TTGAAATCAATTATCACATATCTGTCATGCATGCTCTTTTTGGGGCCGGTGTTTTTAGGCCATACCCAAAATCAGCAGTTACGTGCATTTACTATAGAAGACGGATTGCCACAATCCCAAGTCTATGATATGGTTCAAGATGAGAACGGGTATTTGTGGGTAGCAACTCAAGGTGGTGGTGTGGCACGTTTTGATGGGAGTAATTTTAAGATTTATAATACCTCCAATGGTCTTCAAAATAATTATGTCAATGCGCTGTTTGCATCTAAAGACACTTTATTTATAGGTACAAATCGCGGTCTTTCCATAAAAGTAAAACAGCAATTTTTTTCTTCGGAAATGCCTCAAATTAATACCATTAAAAAAATAAGGCAGATCACTTTCATTTTAACGGCAAAGGGGATTTATCACATTTCCGAAGGTGTTAAACCGGTTAAGTTATCATTGAATCATCGCTTAGATACTTCTCAAATAAAGGATCTTATTTATGATGGCACCTATTATTGGATTGCTTCTAGTCAGGGCTTGTTTAAAACAAAACATTTAAATGCTAAAGCTGCAGAAGTTGAAGAACTGGTAGAGGATGATTTTGTAGCGCTTCTCAATTATAAAGATAAAATAATAGCTGCTACTGCGAGCGAGGGTGTTTTTATTTTTGAACCGAATCATTTTGAAGAGTCCATTCTTGTTCTCGAATCCTTAAAAATTAACGCGCTGTCTCTAAATGATAAGGACGTTTGGATTGCGACAGCCGATGATGGCATTCATCGTTTAAATATGGTGTCTTACACAACAGAACTTGTTGTGAACGCAGTGCAAGGACTCTCTGTTTCAAATGTGCAAAAAGTACTTTTAGACCGGCAATCCAATATTTGGATAGCGACTTCTGGTGGAGGTTTTTATAAATATTTTCAGAATAATTTCAAACATTATGACACCTCATCGGGTTTGAGCGGAAGTCGTGTGTATGCCATACATTCAAACGACAACACAAAATGGGTATCCCAAAGTGGAACCGGGCTGTCAAAATTAGATGGTAAAGGAGCCCAGAAGGTAGAGCTACCCGAATTTTTTTCCGCAGCAAAAATAAAAACGATCACAAGTGGTCCACAAGGTCGTGTGTGGTTTGGTTCAGAGGGTCATGGTATTTGGCTGCGGGAAATTGTAATTAAGGATACCGTTTTAATAGATAAGAGCAAAATTGATGAATTGAGTAAAATTAAAATCCCCATCACAAGCCGCTTTGATTATGAGATCAACAAAAAAACGGGCTTTCCAGAAGACTGGATCAAAAGTCTTCAAACGGATCAAGATACGGTTTGGGCCACAACCTATTCTAGCGGGATTATAAAGTTTGGATATCAGCCATCAACATCAGGGCTTCAAATCTATAATACTTTTTCAAAAGAAAACGGGATCAAGGACCTTGCGATAACGCATAGCCTTTTTCATGACAATCAATTATGGTATGCCACACAAAATGGGCATTTGGGATGTATTAAGGACGATGCGGTATCAGACTTAGGCCTTGTTTTGAACGATGAGGTTGCGATTAATACTCTACTCATCAATAAAAACACCATCTATTTGGGCACTGCTGGCAAAGGTATTTGGTGGGCAAAGCTTGAGAATCAACTTCATTTTAAAAAGCTTAAGGGGTCTAAGCCCTTAACTTCAGAGAATTGCTTTCAGCTTATTTTTGACAACGAGGGCTATCTTTGGTCTGGTACAGAACGAGGAGTAGACAAGATTGAACTGAGTCCTGATCAGGAGATTTTGGATGTATTCCACTTTGGTAAAAACGACGGATTTCTTGGGATTGAAACTACGCTAAACGCTGTAGATAAAGATGAAAATGGACATCTTTGGTTTGGAACTATTTATGGACTTACCGAGTTTATACCTTCAGTAAACACTGGTAACAGTTTAAAACCCGAGCTCTTTTTTGAAGATGTTAAAGTAGCATATGAGTCGGTAGATAGTATTGATTTAAAAGCTTGGACCAATAGTAAAAAGGTTTTGCGGCTTTCGCCAAATCAAAATCAAGTGAGTTTTAGTTTTAAATCTGTAGATCTTGATCACCCTGATATTATAGAATATCGTACGGCATTAAATAATACAGAATGGAGCCCATGGAGCTCCTCGAGTTCTAGTGATTTTTCTGGCTTGGCCTATGGAGCACACACGTTCTCTGTGCAGTCTAGAAATTTTAGGTGGCAAGAGAGTGATGTTAAGCAATTTTCATTTTTTATAGAACGGCCTTTTTACAAAAAGATTTGGGTGCAATGGTTAGCTGCTGCTTTAGTTCTATTGGTGGTATTTTTAATAATAGCCACTTACATTAAACGGCTAAAGCAAAGAAACAAAAGCGCACAGCAACGTCTCGAGATAGAGAACCATTTGTTGGAATTAGAACAAAAAGCATTACGGTTGCAGATGAATCCGCACTTTATGTTTAACGTACTTAATGGGATCAAGGCCATGGCCGTTACAAAACCAGAGGTCATGAATACCACAATAAATAGTTTTGCGGCATTACTACGGGCCACATTAGCCAATTCTAGAAAAGATAGAATTAGCTTAGAAGAAGAAATGGCCACGCTTAAACATTATATTGAACTAGAACAGCAGATGTCTCAAAAGCCGTTTGAGTTTCAGCTGTCTTTAGAGAGTGATTACGGAGCAGATGAGATTTACATTCCGCCAATGCTTATTCAACCTTTTGTTGAAAATGCCATACGGCATGGTATTTTAAAAGGATCTAGAAAAGGGCAATTGGATATTTGTTTTGCTACTTCGGAAACGTTTCTTGAAGTGACCATTACCGATAATGGATTAGGGATTTATGAATCACAAAAAGCAAAAACGGCTTCAGATCATCAATCCATGGCCTTGCAAGTCACCGAGGAGCGTCTGGCCTCGATTTCTGGAAAAGATGCTTTACAGATTGCAGAATTGAAAGCAGACGGCAAAGTGAAAGGAACATGCGTATTTTTTAAAACTCCTTTAGAAACAGATTATTGA